One Natrinema longum genomic window, CAGCCTCGGCCTCGGCGGCCTCGGCGTCCTCGGGTTCGCCCTCGAGGAGTTCCTCGACGCCGCCTTCCGCGTTGACTTCGACGGCGTCCGGAACGACTTCTTCCGGATCCATGTCCTCGTTGACCTCGAAGTCGTCGGGCAGTTCCGCACCCGGCGGGATGATCTTGACGTCGACACCGATGGTGCCGAGTTTCATGACCGCGACGCCCTGGCCGTGGTCGACGACCTCCTCGGCGGGTTCGCCGTTGTGCTTGATGTAACCGCGGTTGAACTTCTCGACGCGCGATCGTGCGCCGGTGACCTTCCCCGAGAGGACGATCTCCGCGCCCAGCGCGCCGGCTTCCATGATCCGGTCGATCGTCGTGTGACCGGCCTTCCGGAAGTACCAGCCACGCTCGAGTGCGTTGGCCAGTCGGTCCGCGACGATCCGTGCGTTGAGGTCGGGTTCGTCGACCTCCTGGACGTCGATCTGCGGGTCCTCGAGGTTGAATCGCTCCTCGAGGGCCGTCGTGACCTTCCGGATGTTCTCGCCGCCTTTGCCGATGACCATCCCGGGCTTTTCGGCCTTGAGGACGATCTGCGTTCCCATCGGCGTCTTGGCGACGTCCATACCACCGTAGCCTGCACGACCGAGCTCTTCCTGGAAGAACTCGTCGATCTGGGACCGCTGCAGGCCGTTCTCGATGAATTGATGTTCGTCAGCCATTAGTTATCGTCCTCCTCGGTTTCGGGCTCTTCGACGACGATCTCGACGTCGACCTGCGGTGTGTTCCAGGCCGACGCTCGCCCCATCGCGCGGGGCTTGCGACCCACGGACTCGCCGACCTTGTGGGCGGCGACGTGGACGATCTCCATGGATTCGCCGTCGAATCCCTGATGATCCGCGTTGGCTTCGACGTTCTCGAGCAGGTCGAGGAACTCCTTGGAGACTTTCTCGGGGTACTTGCCGGCGTCCCAGCCGTCGATGTCGGAGCGGTGTCCGGCACCGGCGTTGTGGGACTTGAACGGCACCGATTGGGTCTCGTCGATTACGTCCTGAAGGTACGCCTGGGCCTCGCCGACGGTTTTGCCCTTGATCTCGCGTGCGACCTCCTTGCTGTGCTTGTTGCTCATGTGACGCTCCCGAAGCATCGCTTTCGCGGTGGCGTCGGGATCGGCGTCGACTGAGTAGTTGATTCCCATACGATGATCACTTCAGTGGGACGAACTTCGACGATCGGGTCGCGCCGATGCCGGCCTGTCCGTGCTCGACGGAGGTCCGCGTCAGCTGGAACTCGCCGAGATAGTGGCCGATCATTTCGGGTTCGACGCGAACGCGCTCGAACGCCTGTCCGTTGTAGACCTCGAAGGTAATACCAACGAACTCCGGCAGGATCGGCATATCCCGCAGGTGCGTTCGAATCGGGTCGTTCGCCGTCTCTTCTTCGCCCTTCTCGCGGGCCTCCTCGAGAAGCTTTTGCTTCTCGACGGAGAGACCGCGCTGGATACTTCGCCGCTGTCGTGCGGGGAGCAGTTCCACAACCTCGTCGAGCTCCATCTCCTGCAGCTCCTCGAGCGTGTAGCCGCGGTAGGTGAACTCACCTTCACGGCCGGTTCGGTACTCCTGACTCATTTGTCGCCACCTCGACCGGTGCGTCGGGACGAGATGTCACCGACCTTCCGTCCCGGCGGGGCGTCCCGCGAGACGGACTTGGGTTTGCCGGGGTGCTGTCGGCCGCCGCCACCGAACGGGTGGTCGACGGCGTTCATCGCGACACCGCGGACGCGAGGCCACTTCGTGCCCCGGGACTTCATCTTGTGATACTTGTTCCCTGCCTTGACCATCGGCTTCTCGGTTCGGCCGCCACCGGCGACGACGCCGATGGTGGCACGACACTGCGGATCGAGGCGCTTGACCTCGCCGCTGGGAAGCTGGATGACCGCCGCGTTGCGGTCGTGGGTGATCAAGTCAGCGTTGGTCCCCGAGGCGCGGGCGAACCGACCGCCGTCGCCCTGGTTCGCCTCGACGTTACAGACCGGCACACCCTCCGGAATTTCCGCGAGCGGGAGCGTGTTGCCCGGCTTGATCTCCGCGGAGACGCCGACCTGTAGCTCCTCGCCGACGGTGATTCCTTCGGGCGCGAGGATGAGGCGCTGATCGCCGTCTTCGAACTCGACTGCCGCGATCGGTGCGGATCGTGCCGGGTCGTGTTCGATGTCGACGACCGTCCCTCGGATGGTGTCGTCGTCTTCCTCCTTTTTGTGCTCGAGCTTCGCCTTGTATCGGTGCGACGGGGCACGGAACGTGGAACTCCCGCGACCGCGTCGTTGTCCTTGAATGCGTCGTCCCATTCTCAGAACACCCCGATTCGCGAAGCGACTTCCTGTGCGTCGTCGTCCTCGCTCAGGCGGACGATCGCTTTCTTTTTGCCCTTCATCGTCATTTGCGTGTTGATGTTCTCGACCGAGATCTCGAACCGCTCTTCGACCTCGTCCCGAATTTCGGGTTTGGTCGCGTCCGGGTTGACGACGAACTGGAGCTTGTTCTCGAAGTCCATGTCGTTCATCGCCTT contains:
- a CDS encoding 30S ribosomal protein S3 is translated as MADEHQFIENGLQRSQIDEFFQEELGRAGYGGMDVAKTPMGTQIVLKAEKPGMVIGKGGENIRKVTTALEERFNLEDPQIDVQEVDEPDLNARIVADRLANALERGWYFRKAGHTTIDRIMEAGALGAEIVLSGKVTGARSRVEKFNRGYIKHNGEPAEEVVDHGQGVAVMKLGTIGVDVKIIPPGAELPDDFEVNEDMDPEEVVPDAVEVNAEGGVEELLEGEPEDAEAAEAEADAADADEPDAEADLDEDVVEEVIEEEVEADADEEFEDVEVPGGDEDVEEELEELEEDVEAEAEDLVEEMEAEEEADADDADEGGDA
- a CDS encoding 50S ribosomal protein L22: MGINYSVDADPDATAKAMLRERHMSNKHSKEVAREIKGKTVGEAQAYLQDVIDETQSVPFKSHNAGAGHRSDIDGWDAGKYPEKVSKEFLDLLENVEANADHQGFDGESMEIVHVAAHKVGESVGRKPRAMGRASAWNTPQVDVEIVVEEPETEEDDN
- a CDS encoding 30S ribosomal protein S19, translated to MSQEYRTGREGEFTYRGYTLEELQEMELDEVVELLPARQRRSIQRGLSVEKQKLLEEAREKGEEETANDPIRTHLRDMPILPEFVGITFEVYNGQAFERVRVEPEMIGHYLGEFQLTRTSVEHGQAGIGATRSSKFVPLK
- a CDS encoding 50S ribosomal protein L2 yields the protein MGRRIQGQRRGRGSSTFRAPSHRYKAKLEHKKEEDDDTIRGTVVDIEHDPARSAPIAAVEFEDGDQRLILAPEGITVGEELQVGVSAEIKPGNTLPLAEIPEGVPVCNVEANQGDGGRFARASGTNADLITHDRNAAVIQLPSGEVKRLDPQCRATIGVVAGGGRTEKPMVKAGNKYHKMKSRGTKWPRVRGVAMNAVDHPFGGGGRQHPGKPKSVSRDAPPGRKVGDISSRRTGRGGDK
- a CDS encoding 50S ribosomal protein L23, with translation MSSAIEHPLVTEKAMNDMDFENKLQFVVNPDATKPEIRDEVEERFEISVENINTQMTMKGKKKAIVRLSEDDDAQEVASRIGVF